One part of the Vicia villosa cultivar HV-30 ecotype Madison, WI linkage group LG6, Vvil1.0, whole genome shotgun sequence genome encodes these proteins:
- the LOC131609284 gene encoding small ribosomal subunit protein bS21c-like, whose translation MAISTSFSNFFPFLSPQTKPQLPPQPLLSHFPSHHHNHNHRSKTIPLVLSRNETSSSVTSSPPSQDLSSDFASYLSDSDSMYLPAHHNVMVVLEDDEPEDRLLGRFRREVMRAGVIQECKRRKFFENPQDEKKRRVRDAAKRNRRNRRPMGGNPAGGGRYNNYYTQDDPIAVQEEDDDYWGIDE comes from the exons ATGGCTATCTCAACCTCCTTCTCCAACTTCTTCCCTTTCCTCTCCCCACAAACCAAACCACAACTACCACCTCAACCTCTCCTCTCCCACTTCCCATCTCACCACCACAACCACAACCACCGCAGCAAGACAATCCCCCTTGTTCTCAGCCGCAATGAAACCTCTTCTTCAGTCACATCTTCACCACCATCACAAGACTTGTCTTCCGATTTCGCCTCATACCTCTCAGATTCCGACTCCATGTACTTACCAGCTCATCATAATGTTATGGTGGTTCTTGAAGATGATGAGCCTGAAGACCGGCTGCTCGGTAGGTTCCGTAGAGAGGTTATGAGAGCTGGGGTTATTCAGGAGTGTAAGAGGAGAAAGTTTTTTGAGAATCCTCAGGATGAGAAGAAACGGAGAGTTCGTGATGCTGCTAAGCGGAATCGTAGGAACAG GCGTCCTATGGGAGGAAATCCTGCAGGAGGAGGACGGTACAACAACTACTACACGCAGGACGATCCAATAGCTGTGCAGGAAGAGGATGATGATTACTGGGGTATAGATGAATAG